A genomic window from Prochlorococcus sp. RS04 includes:
- the cysS gene encoding cysteine--tRNA ligase, whose product MIKLFNTLSKRVEVFKPIDDVVKIYCCGVTVYDLCHLGHARSYIAWDVLRRFLIYSDFKVKYVQNFTDIDDKILKRAREESSSMKEVSEKNIIEFHKDMDSLGIMRPDSMPRATNHICNICSFITILEDKGYAYSRDGDVYYSVFKNKNYGKLSNQNIQEQNINQQGRMANDENSKKLNPQDFALWKKAKDDEPFFDSPWGKGRPGWHIECSAMVKDELGDTIDIHLGGSDLIFPHHENEIAQSEAANGKKLANYWLHNGMVNVNGQKMSKSLKNFKTIRELIKSGISPMTLRYFVMTVNYRKPLDFTEEALRSASEAWKNINIALSFIDLTKDTFKSINKNESIEEEYKEKISFELSQKMLKFSEALGNDLNTAGAIAIIYDLAKPLKNFLNQFQRVEGFKIDLNEKFFLLENFKTLEKLTEVLGLKKEVLVKESRITEEEISSLINERLKAKKEKNYAKADDIRNLLKEKGIELIDQSKEITTWIRV is encoded by the coding sequence ATGATCAAACTTTTTAATACTTTAAGCAAAAGAGTTGAGGTTTTTAAGCCTATTGATGATGTTGTTAAAATTTATTGTTGTGGAGTTACTGTTTATGATTTATGTCATCTTGGTCATGCAAGAAGTTATATAGCTTGGGATGTATTGAGAAGATTTTTAATTTACAGTGATTTCAAAGTAAAGTATGTTCAAAATTTTACAGATATTGATGACAAGATCTTAAAAAGAGCTAGAGAAGAAAGCAGTTCAATGAAGGAAGTATCTGAAAAAAATATTATTGAATTTCATAAAGATATGGATTCTTTAGGAATAATGCGTCCGGATAGTATGCCAAGAGCAACGAATCATATATGCAATATCTGCTCCTTCATAACAATCCTTGAGGACAAAGGTTATGCATACTCTAGGGATGGAGATGTTTATTATTCTGTTTTTAAAAATAAAAATTATGGAAAGCTAAGTAATCAAAATATACAAGAACAAAATATTAATCAGCAAGGAAGAATGGCTAATGATGAAAATAGTAAAAAACTTAATCCGCAAGATTTTGCACTATGGAAAAAAGCCAAAGATGATGAACCATTTTTTGATTCGCCATGGGGCAAAGGTAGGCCAGGATGGCATATTGAATGTTCAGCGATGGTTAAAGATGAATTAGGAGATACTATTGATATCCATTTAGGTGGTTCTGATTTGATTTTTCCACATCATGAGAATGAAATCGCCCAATCAGAAGCAGCCAATGGCAAAAAGCTAGCTAACTATTGGTTACACAATGGGATGGTCAATGTAAATGGACAAAAGATGAGTAAATCCCTTAAAAATTTTAAAACTATCAGAGAGCTAATTAAGTCAGGCATAAGCCCTATGACTTTGCGATATTTTGTTATGACTGTGAATTATAGAAAACCACTTGATTTTACTGAAGAAGCTTTAAGGAGTGCTTCAGAAGCTTGGAAAAATATTAATATAGCCCTTTCTTTTATTGACCTTACAAAAGATACTTTTAAATCTATTAATAAAAATGAATCTATCGAAGAAGAATATAAAGAGAAAATAAGTTTTGAATTATCTCAAAAAATGCTTAAATTTTCTGAGGCTCTGGGAAATGACCTTAATACAGCTGGTGCAATTGCAATTATTTACGATTTAGCGAAACCATTAAAAAACTTTTTAAACCAATTTCAAAGGGTTGAAGGTTTTAAAATAGACCTAAATGAAAAATTCTTTCTACTTGAGAATTTTAAAACCCTTGAAAAGTTGACTGAGGTGCTTGGTCTTAAAAAAGAGGTTTTAGTAAAAGAAAGTAGAATAACAGAAGAAGAAATATCATCGCTTATTAATGAAAGATTGAAAGCAAAAAAGGAAAAGAATTATGCAAAGGCTGATGATATCAGGAATTTATTAAAAGAAAAAGGTATTGAACTTATTGATCAATCAAAGGAAATAACAACATGGATAAGGGTCTAA